In one Streptomyces sp. NBC_00597 genomic region, the following are encoded:
- a CDS encoding class I SAM-dependent methyltransferase yields the protein MSGGKSAADVFDEVGARYEEVFGRVPGQLAALDWLTARLAPGARVLDVGSGTGRPAAEALARAGCAVTGIDVSAHMVDLARSRVPQARFEQADVRTYAAAEGGFDAVCSFFPLLVMSQQEVAQALERMASWVAPGGYFVMATVPGDISDLDIVWMGHEVTVSSLSGAEHLRLLAAAGLEVLEHHTALFRPEADPAAPVPPPVGPEEHFFCYARRPA from the coding sequence GTGAGCGGTGGCAAGTCCGCGGCGGACGTGTTCGACGAGGTGGGCGCCCGGTACGAGGAGGTGTTCGGGCGCGTTCCCGGGCAGCTCGCCGCGCTGGACTGGCTCACCGCCCGCCTCGCCCCCGGGGCCCGCGTACTGGACGTGGGCAGCGGTACGGGCCGCCCGGCCGCCGAGGCGTTGGCGCGGGCGGGGTGCGCGGTGACCGGGATCGACGTGTCGGCGCACATGGTCGACCTCGCGCGCTCCCGGGTGCCGCAGGCCCGGTTCGAGCAGGCCGACGTACGGACGTACGCGGCCGCGGAGGGCGGCTTCGACGCAGTGTGCTCCTTCTTCCCGCTGCTGGTGATGTCCCAGCAGGAGGTGGCGCAGGCGCTGGAGCGGATGGCGTCGTGGGTGGCGCCCGGCGGCTACTTCGTCATGGCCACCGTGCCGGGGGACATCAGCGACCTCGACATCGTGTGGATGGGGCACGAGGTCACCGTCAGCAGCCTGTCCGGGGCGGAGCACCTTCGGCTGCTGGCTGCAGCCGGGCTGGAGGTGCTGGAGCACCACACCGCCCTGTTCCGGCCCGAGGCGGACCCGGCGGCCCCGGTGCCCCCGCCCGTCGGCCCCGAGGAGCACTTCTTCTGCTACGCCCGCCGCCCGGCCTGA
- a CDS encoding deoxyribodipyrimidine photo-lyase: MNVAVVLYTSDLRLHDHPPLRAALSSCDRVVPLFVRDRAVDAAGFAVPNRLAFLADCLADLDAGLRERGGRLVLRSGGAVDEVCALVQECDADEVHMAAGVSGYARAREERLRAALEAEGRRLYVHEAVVTVAAPGAVLPAGSDHFAVFTPYFRRWSELPPRAPVAAPRSVRVPDGIGSDPLPRRESVTGVSPGLARGGEREARELLTRWLRAGLSRYEDSHDDLAGDATSRLSPHLHFGTLSPAEAVHRARAAADGPGAEAFVRQICWRDFHHQVLAARPETAVRDYRDRRDHWRTGAAAEEETEAWKDGRTGYPVVDAAMRQLRHEGWMHNRGRLLAASFLAKTLYVDWRIGARYFLDLLVDGDLANNQLNWQWVAGTGTDTRPNRVLNPVRQGLRYDPTGRYVHRWVPELAGLDAPQVHEPWRLPGLERARYAYPERIVELADGLDRFRRGRGGE, translated from the coding sequence ATGAACGTCGCGGTGGTGCTGTACACCTCCGACCTGCGCCTGCACGACCACCCGCCGCTGCGTGCTGCGCTGTCCTCCTGTGACCGGGTGGTGCCGCTCTTCGTCCGCGACCGCGCCGTCGACGCGGCCGGCTTCGCCGTGCCCAACCGGCTGGCCTTCCTCGCCGACTGCCTGGCCGACCTCGACGCCGGGCTGCGCGAACGCGGCGGGCGCCTCGTGCTGCGCTCCGGCGGCGCCGTCGACGAGGTCTGCGCCCTCGTCCAGGAGTGCGACGCCGACGAGGTCCACATGGCGGCCGGGGTCAGCGGCTACGCCCGGGCCCGCGAGGAGCGGCTCCGCGCCGCCCTCGAAGCCGAGGGCCGGCGGCTCTACGTCCACGAAGCCGTGGTCACGGTCGCCGCCCCCGGGGCCGTGCTCCCCGCCGGATCCGACCACTTCGCCGTGTTCACCCCGTACTTCCGCCGCTGGAGCGAACTGCCGCCCCGCGCCCCCGTCGCCGCCCCCCGCTCCGTGCGCGTGCCCGACGGGATCGGCTCCGACCCGCTGCCCCGGCGCGAGTCCGTCACCGGTGTCTCCCCGGGCCTCGCGCGCGGCGGCGAGCGCGAGGCCCGCGAGCTCCTGACGCGCTGGCTGCGCGCGGGCCTCTCCCGCTACGAGGACTCCCACGACGACCTGGCCGGCGACGCCACCTCCCGGCTCTCGCCGCACCTGCACTTCGGGACCCTCTCGCCCGCCGAGGCCGTCCACCGTGCCCGCGCCGCCGCCGACGGGCCCGGCGCCGAGGCCTTCGTCCGGCAGATCTGTTGGCGCGACTTCCACCACCAAGTGCTCGCCGCCCGGCCCGAGACCGCCGTACGGGACTACCGCGACCGCCGGGACCACTGGCGCACCGGGGCTGCCGCTGAGGAGGAGACCGAGGCCTGGAAGGACGGACGCACCGGCTACCCGGTGGTCGACGCGGCCATGCGCCAGCTCCGCCACGAGGGCTGGATGCACAACCGGGGCCGGCTGCTCGCCGCCAGCTTCCTCGCCAAGACCCTGTACGTGGACTGGCGGATCGGCGCCCGGTACTTCCTGGACCTCCTCGTGGACGGGGACCTCGCCAACAACCAGCTCAACTGGCAGTGGGTCGCCGGGACGGGCACCGACACCCGGCCCAACCGCGTCCTCAACCCGGTGCGCCAGGGCCTGCGCTACGACCCCACGGGCCGCTACGTGCACCGCTGGGTGCCGGAGCTGGCCGGGCTCGACGCCCCGCAGGTGCACGAACCCTGGCGGCTTCCCGGGCTGGAGCGGGCCCGCTACGCCTACCCGGAGCGGATCGTCGAACTCGCCGACGGGCTCGACCGGTTCCGGCGGGGACGGGGCGGCGAATGA
- a CDS encoding Lrp/AsnC family transcriptional regulator, whose amino-acid sequence MAVDELDTRILRLLIEQPRTSVREYARILGVARGTLQARLDRLERTGVITGTGPVLSPAALGHPVLAFVHIEVTQGHLDEVGEALAAVPEIIEAFSITGGGDLLTRVAARDNAHLEDVIQRLIRLPGVVRTRTEVALRERVAHRLLPLVESVGRAARKP is encoded by the coding sequence ATGGCGGTGGACGAACTCGACACCCGGATCCTGCGTCTGTTGATCGAGCAGCCGCGCACCAGCGTCCGTGAGTACGCGCGGATCCTCGGGGTCGCGCGGGGCACCCTCCAGGCCCGGCTGGACCGGCTGGAGCGCACCGGGGTGATCACCGGAACCGGTCCCGTGCTCTCCCCCGCGGCGCTGGGGCATCCGGTGTTGGCCTTCGTGCACATCGAGGTCACCCAGGGGCACCTGGACGAGGTCGGCGAGGCGCTGGCCGCCGTTCCCGAGATCATCGAGGCCTTTTCGATCACGGGCGGCGGGGACCTGCTGACCCGGGTGGCGGCCAGGGACAACGCGCACCTGGAGGACGTGATCCAGCGGCTGATCCGACTGCCCGGGGTGGTCCGCACCCGTACGGAGGTGGCGCTGCGCGAGCGCGTCGCGCACCGGCTGCTGCCGCTGGTCGAGTCCGTGGGACGGGCTGCACGCAAACCCTGA
- a CDS encoding RNA polymerase sigma factor: MDEKERGQRVARGPAPDAAAGSAAGSTAGFTAGFVAGDERCMEAVYRRWRPLVHSLAQRSLGDEREAEDVTQQVFLAAWNGRRRYRPGPGGLGAWITGITRHKVADALEARTRRNRAAAAAGAAPGATDRPGNPPRQESEQVLDRVVILGELARLPFEQQRVLRLAFYADLTQTQIADRTGLPLGTVKSHMRRALHQLRRSLPAAVPAIR, encoded by the coding sequence ATGGACGAGAAGGAGCGTGGACAGCGTGTCGCGCGGGGGCCCGCGCCGGATGCGGCGGCCGGTTCCGCGGCAGGTTCCACCGCGGGCTTCACAGCGGGCTTCGTAGCGGGCGACGAGCGCTGCATGGAGGCGGTCTACCGGCGCTGGCGGCCGCTGGTCCACTCGCTCGCCCAGCGGTCCCTGGGCGACGAACGGGAAGCCGAGGACGTCACCCAGCAGGTGTTCCTCGCCGCCTGGAACGGCCGGCGCCGCTACCGGCCCGGCCCCGGCGGGCTCGGTGCCTGGATCACCGGCATCACCCGTCACAAGGTGGCCGACGCCCTGGAAGCGCGGACCCGGCGGAACCGGGCGGCGGCCGCCGCGGGCGCGGCCCCCGGTGCGACCGACCGCCCCGGGAACCCGCCGCGGCAGGAGTCGGAGCAGGTCCTGGACCGGGTCGTGATCCTCGGGGAGCTGGCCAGGCTGCCGTTCGAACAGCAGCGGGTACTGCGCCTCGCCTTCTACGCGGACCTGACGCAGACACAGATCGCGGACCGCACCGGGCTGCCCCTGGGCACCGTCAAGAGCCATATGCGGAGGGCTCTGCACCAGCTGCGCCGGTCGCTGCCCGCGGCGGTGCCAGCGATTCGATGA
- a CDS encoding SDR family oxidoreductase codes for MKATTGLHCLVTGATGYIGGRLVPELLDAGHRVRCLARSPEKLRDHPWAGRVEVVRGDATDTGSVAAALQGIDVAYYLVHALGGGSGFEDRDRAAARIFAERARAAGVRRIVYLGGLTPVDIPVRELSPHLRSRAEVGEILLDSGVPTTVLRAAVIIGSGSASFEMLRYLTERLPIMVTPSWVGTRVQPVAVRDVLRYLVGSAAMPPEVSRAFDIGGPDVVTYEVMMRRYATVAQLPPRFILRVPMLTPRLSSQWIGLVTPVPPALARPLAESLRHEVVCAEHDIARYVPDPPGAPIGLDLALSLALQRVREANVTTRWSSAGFPGAPSDPLPTDPDWAGGSLYTDERELAVDASPAALWRVVEGIGGENGWYSFPLAWAVRGWLDRLVGGVGIRRGRRDAARLRVGDSLDFWRVEEVVPGSLLRLRAEMRLPGLAWLEMYADPAPGGAPAPGGAPAPARGARYRQRALFHPHGLLGHLYWWSVSPFHAVVFGGMARNIARAASHLDDEAATVRDTGSAATGSATTPSEPAASEPAASEPAASEPAPQGEVVADDRPPGPEAEREKP; via the coding sequence ATGAAGGCCACCACCGGTCTGCACTGCCTGGTCACCGGGGCCACCGGTTACATCGGCGGCCGCCTGGTGCCCGAGCTGCTCGATGCCGGACACCGCGTCCGCTGTCTGGCCCGGTCCCCCGAGAAGCTGCGCGACCACCCCTGGGCAGGGCGCGTGGAGGTCGTCCGCGGCGACGCCACCGACACCGGGTCCGTCGCGGCGGCCCTGCAGGGCATCGACGTGGCCTACTACCTCGTCCACGCGCTCGGCGGGGGATCCGGGTTCGAGGACCGCGACCGCGCCGCCGCCCGCATCTTCGCCGAACGGGCACGTGCGGCCGGAGTGCGCCGCATCGTCTACCTCGGCGGGCTCACCCCGGTGGACATCCCGGTCCGCGAGCTGTCCCCGCACCTGCGCTCCCGCGCCGAAGTCGGCGAGATCCTCCTCGACTCCGGGGTCCCGACCACCGTCCTGCGCGCCGCCGTCATCATCGGCTCCGGCTCGGCCTCCTTCGAAATGCTCCGCTACCTGACCGAACGGCTGCCGATCATGGTCACGCCGAGCTGGGTCGGCACCCGGGTCCAGCCCGTCGCCGTCCGCGACGTGCTGCGCTACCTCGTGGGCAGCGCCGCCATGCCTCCCGAGGTGAGCCGCGCCTTCGACATCGGCGGCCCCGACGTGGTCACGTACGAGGTGATGATGCGCCGCTACGCAACCGTGGCGCAGCTACCGCCGCGCTTCATCCTGCGCGTCCCCATGCTCACGCCGCGGCTGTCCAGCCAGTGGATCGGCCTGGTCACTCCCGTACCGCCCGCGCTCGCCCGGCCGCTGGCCGAGTCCCTGCGCCACGAGGTGGTGTGCGCCGAACACGACATCGCACGGTACGTCCCCGATCCGCCCGGCGCCCCGATCGGCCTCGACCTGGCCCTGTCCCTGGCCCTCCAGCGGGTGCGCGAGGCGAACGTGACCACCCGCTGGTCCTCCGCCGGGTTCCCCGGCGCCCCCAGCGACCCCCTGCCCACCGACCCGGACTGGGCGGGCGGCAGCCTCTACACCGACGAGCGGGAGCTCGCCGTCGACGCCTCGCCCGCCGCGCTGTGGCGGGTGGTGGAGGGCATCGGCGGGGAGAACGGCTGGTATTCGTTCCCCCTGGCGTGGGCCGTACGCGGCTGGCTGGACCGGCTCGTGGGCGGCGTCGGCATCCGGCGCGGCCGACGTGACGCGGCCCGGCTGCGGGTGGGTGACTCACTCGACTTCTGGCGGGTGGAGGAAGTCGTACCGGGCAGCTTGCTGCGCCTGCGCGCCGAAATGCGGCTGCCGGGCCTCGCCTGGCTGGAGATGTACGCCGATCCGGCCCCGGGAGGCGCCCCGGCTCCGGGAGGCGCCCCGGCTCCGGCACGGGGAGCCCGATACCGGCAGCGGGCGCTGTTCCATCCGCACGGGCTGCTCGGCCACCTCTACTGGTGGAGCGTGTCGCCGTTCCACGCCGTCGTGTTCGGCGGCATGGCCCGCAACATCGCCCGCGCCGCGAGCCACCTGGACGACGAGGCCGCCACAGTCCGGGACACCGGATCCGCGGCCACCGGATCCGCGACCACCCCATCCGAGCCGGCCGCGTCCGAGCCGGCCGCGTCCGAACCCGCCGCATCCGAACCCGCCCCACAGGGCGAAGTAGTGGCTGACGACCGTCCCCCCGGACCGGAAGCGGAGCGAGAGAAGCCATGA
- a CDS encoding FUSC family protein, translated as MRVLGELRTGTGALPAAARRAVRTTFAACTGFYLFLYGLGLPVSATYALFGAVSLAGLSRIPGTGRQRAAVMVRLLPVACVLVILGTFLAVRTWSAVLGMAVIGFCVAFSAAAGPRPAGAAAGLQLLYILPSFPPYAPHTLDERLGGTLSGLLLLILAEAWVLPDPRVPTYAERAAGSVAEAARCAAALERPPYVLTGSASDRARMAAEALRSSRVPEAERPAGPGLRERALAHTGLAARTLLSRLRNLPAPPPGREPRRAGLDLLGAVRESATGSSTLLRDGRRPVANSTELLRLRARNSRTPAELPESRRRQAALLEVADAAVALRAAAEIAVEGRGAHPQGDAADRFWYVRQNTVQLWWHRIAAHTGPRSVHFQNAVRIALALAVARTVAGLDSLPHGFWAMLAVISLTRTTAVQTRGTVRTALIGTSLGALAAGTVLALTGGETLAYAIVLPPLMLFTFTIGPVRGVGWAQALFTLVVAVVFAQLSSVTWQLAEVRFLDVTIGSAIGIVCGILAWPRGAHDELGRAVAGLLRACADDVESTAAVVTAPRGHAQVPDAEHRVRITLVMAESAYAQYQSETQRPAGPGPDWQATVMTGHHVLWGAGRVLGSADGKPLARSEAAQLGDYAARVAAGLRRAAVAADAPHKSVDGNDDGTRDGIRDRTGDGTGDGTRDRIGPGGTTGTPGSPGAAGPGMPELPGSAEAAPPDAGLLYFATTAWLDSLTADLRTIESGRAAAAPHGPG; from the coding sequence GTGCGAGTCCTTGGGGAACTCCGTACGGGCACCGGCGCCCTGCCGGCGGCCGCACGCCGGGCCGTCCGGACCACGTTCGCCGCATGCACCGGCTTCTACCTGTTCCTGTACGGACTCGGCCTGCCCGTCAGCGCCACCTACGCCCTCTTCGGCGCCGTCTCCCTGGCCGGCCTCTCCCGGATCCCGGGTACCGGCCGCCAGCGCGCCGCGGTCATGGTCAGGCTGCTGCCGGTGGCCTGCGTCCTGGTGATCCTGGGCACCTTCCTCGCCGTGCGGACCTGGAGCGCCGTCCTCGGGATGGCCGTCATCGGCTTCTGCGTGGCCTTCTCGGCAGCGGCCGGACCCCGGCCGGCGGGCGCCGCAGCAGGGCTACAGCTGCTGTACATCCTGCCGAGCTTCCCGCCGTACGCCCCGCACACCCTCGACGAGCGGCTCGGCGGCACCCTCAGCGGCCTCCTGCTGCTGATCCTGGCCGAGGCGTGGGTGCTGCCGGACCCCCGGGTGCCGACGTACGCGGAGCGGGCCGCGGGGTCCGTGGCCGAGGCGGCCCGCTGCGCCGCCGCCCTGGAGCGGCCGCCCTACGTCCTGACCGGTTCCGCTTCCGACCGGGCCCGGATGGCCGCCGAGGCACTGCGGTCCTCCCGGGTCCCGGAAGCGGAACGCCCCGCCGGGCCGGGCTTGCGCGAGCGGGCGCTGGCCCACACCGGGCTGGCCGCACGCACCCTGCTCTCGCGGCTGCGCAACCTGCCCGCACCGCCTCCCGGACGGGAGCCGCGACGGGCCGGACTCGACCTCCTGGGCGCGGTCCGCGAATCGGCGACCGGAAGCTCCACACTGCTGCGCGACGGACGGCGGCCCGTCGCGAACTCGACGGAACTGCTCCGCCTGCGCGCCCGGAACTCGCGCACGCCGGCCGAGCTGCCCGAGTCCCGCCGCCGGCAGGCCGCGCTGCTGGAGGTCGCGGACGCCGCGGTGGCGCTGCGCGCGGCGGCGGAGATCGCCGTGGAAGGGCGCGGCGCGCACCCGCAGGGGGACGCGGCGGACCGGTTCTGGTACGTCCGGCAGAACACCGTGCAGCTGTGGTGGCACCGGATCGCCGCACACACCGGGCCGCGGTCCGTGCACTTCCAGAACGCCGTACGGATCGCGCTGGCCCTCGCGGTGGCCCGTACCGTGGCCGGGCTCGACTCCCTCCCGCACGGCTTCTGGGCGATGCTCGCGGTCATCAGCCTCACCCGGACCACCGCCGTGCAGACTCGCGGAACCGTGCGCACCGCGCTGATCGGCACCTCCCTGGGCGCGCTCGCCGCCGGTACCGTGCTCGCCCTGACCGGCGGGGAGACCCTGGCGTACGCGATCGTGCTCCCGCCGCTGATGCTGTTCACGTTCACCATCGGGCCCGTGCGGGGCGTGGGCTGGGCGCAGGCGCTGTTCACGTTGGTCGTCGCCGTCGTCTTCGCCCAGCTGTCCTCGGTCACCTGGCAGCTGGCCGAGGTGCGCTTCCTCGACGTGACCATCGGCAGTGCCATCGGGATCGTGTGCGGGATCCTGGCCTGGCCGCGGGGGGCCCACGACGAACTGGGCCGGGCGGTGGCCGGACTGCTGCGCGCCTGCGCCGACGACGTCGAGTCGACCGCCGCCGTGGTCACGGCGCCCCGGGGGCACGCGCAGGTCCCGGACGCGGAGCACCGGGTCCGGATCACGCTGGTCATGGCCGAGTCCGCCTACGCCCAGTACCAGAGCGAGACGCAGCGCCCGGCCGGGCCGGGCCCGGACTGGCAGGCCACGGTGATGACCGGGCACCACGTGCTCTGGGGCGCGGGGCGGGTCCTGGGCAGTGCGGACGGGAAGCCGCTCGCGCGCAGCGAGGCGGCGCAGCTCGGTGACTACGCGGCCCGCGTGGCGGCGGGACTGCGCCGGGCGGCGGTGGCGGCTGACGCCCCGCACAAGAGCGTTGACGGGAACGATGACGGGACCCGTGACGGGATCCGGGACAGGACCGGTGACGGGACCGGTGACGGGACCCGCGACAGGATCGGTCCGGGCGGGACGACGGGCACGCCGGGCAGTCCCGGGGCCGCAGGACCCGGGATGCCGGAGCTGCCCGGATCCGCCGAGGCGGCGCCGCCCGACGCCGGGCTCCTCTACTTCGCCACGACGGCCTGGCTCGACTCGCTGACGGCGGACCTGCGCACCATCGAGTCCGGCCGCGCCGCGGCGGCGCCCCACGGCCCGGGGTGA
- a CDS encoding MerR family transcriptional regulator produces MPQTPQPTPPQHQQPAAALSTGAVARRLGVSPTTLRSWERRYAIGPAHREAGRHRRWTPRDIARLELMCRLTADGVPPAEAARTALGGAPRTHRAEAQAPPPTPGGPSALPLGAVRPECRGLSRAAVRLDAPTVADLLEAALAEHGLVTAWEEVIAPTLHAVGRKWASAGERYVEVEHLLSWQISAAFHRIRPVPEPPRTPPVLLACVPGEQHSLPIEALTAALGQGGLPARMFGAALPAEALHDAVRRTGPRAVVLWAQSRTTADPALVRSVAGIEWGLRGARAHSVVLLAGPGWSSDVPAPRTERLYGLRSGLAVIESLAPPRAATGAAGAEPSAYGS; encoded by the coding sequence GTGCCCCAGACACCCCAGCCGACACCACCGCAGCACCAGCAGCCCGCCGCCGCGCTGAGCACCGGCGCGGTCGCCCGCCGCCTCGGGGTGTCACCGACCACGCTGCGCTCGTGGGAACGCCGGTACGCGATCGGCCCGGCCCACCGCGAGGCCGGGCGGCACCGCCGCTGGACCCCGCGGGACATCGCCCGGCTGGAGCTGATGTGCCGGCTCACCGCCGACGGGGTGCCCCCGGCCGAGGCGGCCCGGACGGCCCTCGGCGGCGCCCCCCGAACCCACCGCGCCGAAGCGCAGGCACCGCCGCCGACCCCCGGCGGGCCCAGCGCCCTGCCGCTGGGGGCGGTCCGTCCGGAATGCCGGGGGCTCTCCCGGGCCGCCGTACGCCTGGACGCGCCGACCGTGGCCGACCTGCTGGAGGCGGCCCTGGCCGAGCACGGCCTGGTCACCGCCTGGGAGGAGGTCATCGCACCGACCTTGCACGCGGTGGGCCGCAAATGGGCCTCCGCCGGGGAGCGTTACGTGGAGGTCGAACACCTGCTGTCCTGGCAGATCTCCGCGGCGTTCCACCGGATCCGGCCCGTGCCGGAGCCGCCCCGGACCCCGCCCGTACTCCTGGCCTGCGTCCCCGGGGAGCAGCACAGCCTGCCCATCGAGGCCTTGACCGCCGCCCTCGGTCAAGGGGGCCTGCCCGCCAGGATGTTCGGTGCCGCGCTGCCCGCCGAAGCCCTGCACGACGCCGTGCGGCGTACCGGCCCGCGGGCCGTCGTCCTGTGGGCGCAGTCCCGTACGACCGCGGACCCGGCCCTGGTGCGGTCGGTGGCCGGCATCGAGTGGGGCCTGCGCGGCGCCCGCGCCCACTCGGTGGTGCTGCTCGCCGGACCCGGTTGGAGCTCGGACGTGCCGGCCCCGCGCACCGAGCGGTTGTACGGGCTGCGTTCGGGCCTCGCGGTCATCGAATCGCTGGCACCGCCGCGGGCAGCGACCGGCGCAGCTGGTGCAGAGCCCTCCGCATATGGCTCTTGA
- a CDS encoding FUSC family protein: protein MFVAPDPGRLRLRNSLRAVLGVALAVAVAEVCGLSLTASITGGLAALLTLFTVLDPTVRAQRVTSALLPVSGFPVLALATSLHAVPLARDVAFLAVVFAGVYARRWGPRGHALGIFGFMMFFVTQFLHAVPAQLPELYAAVGLALLSAGAVRFVLWPIERRTPPPAAPPGLPGTGLARPTTRQAFQATAACAFALGVGQALSDTRWYWAVGTAWWIFVNTASRGETLVRGFRRVLGTVVGIAAGLLIAVPLHGAPAPTAALVAVCVFGIFYTAAPSYSWMMFFVTVMAGLLYGLLGVLHPGLLLLRFQETAIGALGAALAVVLVLPVTTHAANDAWIQRALHCVRASTAASLARLAGDPDADPAPHAAELELLLGRVRMALAPLVHPLSPLRARKARARQVLGLLDDCAREVRGLVAVAADPQASHDARLATACWRVEAAVEALTAPRDTRGPAAAPHPRPGAAEPALAHLHGLEHALVALHAPLRTDPRSPLVISA, encoded by the coding sequence ATGTTCGTGGCTCCGGATCCGGGGCGCCTGAGACTGAGGAACTCGCTGCGGGCCGTGCTCGGCGTCGCGCTCGCCGTCGCGGTGGCCGAGGTCTGCGGCCTCTCCCTCACCGCCTCCATCACCGGGGGGCTGGCGGCCCTGCTCACCCTGTTCACCGTGCTCGACCCGACCGTACGGGCCCAGCGCGTGACCAGCGCCCTGCTGCCCGTTTCCGGTTTCCCCGTCCTCGCGCTGGCCACCTCCCTGCACGCGGTGCCGCTCGCCCGGGACGTCGCCTTCCTCGCCGTCGTGTTCGCCGGGGTCTACGCCCGCCGCTGGGGGCCGCGCGGGCACGCCCTCGGGATCTTCGGCTTCATGATGTTCTTCGTCACGCAGTTCCTGCACGCCGTTCCCGCCCAGCTGCCCGAGCTGTACGCCGCCGTCGGACTGGCGCTGCTCTCCGCCGGAGCGGTGCGGTTCGTCCTCTGGCCGATCGAGCGGCGCACCCCGCCGCCCGCCGCGCCGCCCGGCCTGCCCGGCACCGGCCTGGCCCGGCCCACCACCCGGCAGGCCTTCCAGGCCACCGCCGCCTGCGCCTTCGCCCTCGGCGTCGGCCAGGCACTCTCCGACACCCGCTGGTACTGGGCCGTCGGCACCGCCTGGTGGATCTTCGTCAACACCGCCTCCCGGGGCGAGACCCTCGTCCGCGGGTTCCGCCGGGTCCTCGGCACGGTCGTCGGCATCGCCGCCGGGCTGCTGATCGCCGTACCGCTGCACGGAGCGCCCGCGCCCACCGCCGCACTGGTCGCCGTATGCGTCTTCGGGATCTTCTACACCGCGGCGCCCTCGTACTCCTGGATGATGTTCTTCGTCACCGTCATGGCCGGACTGCTCTACGGACTCCTCGGCGTCCTGCACCCGGGCCTGCTGCTCCTGCGCTTCCAAGAGACCGCCATCGGCGCGCTGGGCGCCGCCCTCGCCGTGGTGCTCGTCCTCCCCGTGACCACCCACGCCGCCAACGACGCCTGGATCCAGCGTGCCCTGCACTGCGTACGGGCCTCCACCGCGGCCTCCCTCGCCCGCCTCGCGGGGGACCCCGACGCCGATCCCGCCCCGCACGCGGCCGAACTCGAACTGCTGCTGGGCCGCGTACGGATGGCCCTCGCGCCCCTCGTCCACCCGCTGAGCCCGCTGCGCGCCCGCAAGGCCCGGGCCCGGCAGGTCCTCGGGCTGCTCGACGACTGCGCCCGGGAGGTGCGCGGACTCGTGGCCGTCGCGGCAGACCCGCAGGCCTCGCACGACGCCCGGCTGGCCACCGCGTGCTGGCGGGTGGAGGCAGCCGTGGAGGCCCTGACCGCCCCGCGTGACACGAGGGGACCCGCCGCCGCACCGCACCCCCGGCCCGGCGCCGCGGAACCGGCGCTCGCACACCTGCACGGCCTGGAACACGCCCTCGTGGCCCTGCACGCCCCCCTGCGCACCGACCCGCGCTCGCCCCTCGTCATCAGCGCCTGA
- a CDS encoding histidine phosphatase family protein, translating into MSDLLLVRHGETAWSATGRHTGRTDVPLTAAGVEEAISLSPYFRDRHFALVLTSPLRRAVATAELAGLTGGVTDPDLYEWDYGGYEGVTTAEIQQTRPHWSLWTDGVPPGDAEHPGEDAAQVGARADRALARAAEVLAEDRGDAVIVAHGHFLRVLTARYLGLPPQHGRLFLLRTGTVSILSTEHGLPVIAGWNTHP; encoded by the coding sequence ATGAGCGACCTGCTGCTGGTGAGGCACGGAGAGACGGCATGGAGCGCCACCGGGCGCCACACGGGGCGGACCGACGTGCCGCTGACCGCTGCCGGCGTCGAGGAGGCCATCTCGCTGTCCCCGTACTTCCGCGACCGGCACTTCGCCCTGGTGCTGACCAGCCCGCTGCGCCGCGCCGTCGCCACGGCCGAGCTCGCCGGACTGACCGGCGGTGTCACCGACCCCGACCTGTACGAGTGGGACTACGGCGGCTACGAAGGCGTCACCACGGCCGAGATCCAGCAGACCCGGCCGCACTGGTCCCTGTGGACCGACGGCGTCCCTCCCGGCGACGCCGAACACCCCGGCGAGGACGCCGCCCAGGTCGGAGCCCGCGCGGACCGCGCCCTGGCCCGGGCCGCCGAGGTGCTCGCCGAGGACCGCGGCGACGCCGTCATCGTCGCCCACGGCCACTTCCTGCGCGTCCTGACCGCCCGCTACCTCGGCCTGCCCCCGCAGCACGGCCGGCTCTTCCTGCTGCGCACCGGAACGGTCAGCATCCTGTCCACCGAACACGGACTGCCCGTGATCGCGGGCTGGAACACCCACCCCTGA